The following coding sequences are from one Capsicum annuum cultivar UCD-10X-F1 chromosome 3, UCD10Xv1.1, whole genome shotgun sequence window:
- the LOC107866450 gene encoding uncharacterized protein LOC107866450 — protein sequence MRIHPMSLKRNIAIREGINSAERQQLFAIMEGNPLKKLRKLPHVFGKVLELPFRSDADVAVEEGPEFFRFVAEMELDGNGGAAAGGVRVQAVEIHTGITKIVVRNGGGDGLAGGGEELLLLDELNVDTWRFRLPAATRPEMATAVFVDGELIVTVPKAGRDGGEFADGRDVWGGGGRLVLVQ from the coding sequence ATGAGGATCCATCCTATGTCCTTGAAACGTAATATTGCGATACGTGAAGGTATAAATTCAGCGGAACGACAACAATTATTTGCAATTATGGAAGGAAACCCGTTGAAGAAGTTACGAAAATTACCTCATGTTTTCGGGAAGGTTCTAGAACTTCCATTCCGTTCCGATGCTGACGTGGCGGTTGAAGAAGGACCTGAATTCTTCCGTTTCGTAGCGGAGATGGAACTTGACGGTAACGGTGGAGCGGCGGCAGGAGGTGTTAGGGTGCAGGCGGTGGAGATACATACGGGAATTACGAAGATTGTGGTGAGGAATGGCGGCGGTGACGGACTGGCCGGCGGAGGAGAAGAGTTGTTGTTGTTGGACGAATTGAACGTGGACACGTGGCGGTTTAGGTTGCCGGCGGCGACGAGGCCGGAGATGGCTACGGCGGTGTTTGTTGACGGTGAGTTAATTGTGACGGTGCCGAAAGCTGGCCGTGACGGTGGTGAATTCGCCGACGGTAGGGATGTTTGGGGCGGCGGTGGCCGGCTTGTTCTTGTACAGTAA